Within the Microbacterium sp. 1S1 genome, the region CGCGCGAGTGCCTGTGTTCGCGCCCGGGTCAGCCGGCGAAGGGGAGCACCGGGAGACCGTGCACCCCGGGCCGCACGGCGAAGACGGACCCGGCGGCAGTGCCGTGATCGGACGGCAGACCCTGTGCGGAGGTCGTGATGAAGAGCGTGCCGAGGTCATCACCGCCGAACGTGCACGCGCTGACCTGAGGCACCGGCAGCACGATGTCCTCGCGGACCGCCCCGGACGCCTCGAAGCCCCGTACGCGGCTCCCGCCCCACAGCGCGACCCAGACACTGCCGTCCGCGGCGACCGTGAGGCCGTCGGGCACGCCGTCGTCTTCGGGAATGTGCGCGAACACGCGGCGTCCGCGGAGGTCGCCCTCGGCCACGTCGAACACGTCGATCCGGCCGGTGTCGGTGTCGACGTAGTAGACGCGGCGGCCGTCCGGCGAGTAGCTCACGCCGTTGGACGAGGTCACGCGGGGGAGCACCGTGGTCACGTCCAGGGCGGCGTCGATGCGGAGCACGGTCCCTGCACCCGCGGTGGAGTCCGTGGACATCGATCCCGCGAGGAGCCGTCCCCGCGGGTCGCAGCAGCCGTCGTTCATGCGCACCGCGCCGTCGTCGAGCAGCGTCGCGACGGGTCGGGCCTCCGCATCGGGGCCGTCGGCGAGGTACAGGGTGCGCGCTCCCACCGCCACGAAGCCCCCGGACGTCCGCGGACGGAAGAACGCGAGGTACTCGTCGTCGATGTGCTGGCGGACGATCTCGTCGCCGCGGAGGGTGAGCAGGTCGCCCACGTCGCCGTCGACCCAGCGCAGTCCGCCCCACCCGGGCCACCAGATCGGGGCCTCGGCGTGCACGGCGACGGGGCCGGTGATGTTCTCGGGGGTCATGTGCCCTCCGTCGTCCGCCGCGGGTCGGTCACGGGCAGCGGCTCCGGAACGGCCTCGGCATGATCCGTCGCTGCGGCCGCGGACGGAAGCTCCTTCGCGACCTGCTTCTCGAGCACGGTCACGGCCTCGTCGGAGAGCAGGATGAGGCCGTCGAGCTCCTCGCGCACCCGCTTGTATGCGATGTTCCGCTCGGACTGCGTCGCCGACTCGTCCACGGCGACCTTGAGGAGCTGCTGCGCGCGGTCGAGGCGCTTGCGCTCGGCCTCGGTGAACGTCGAGTCACGCAGCCGACGTGCGTCCTTCTCCGCGATCTCGAACGCGACCGCGTAGTCGCCGACGGCCTGCAGGTACTCCGCGATCTGCTGCTCCGAGAGCTTCGCGTCGGCGGAAGGCGGACGCAGCGCGTCCGCGGTCTTCTTCGCGCGGAGGAAGGCGGCCGTCAGCGGCTGGCGGCCGTCGCTCATCGCGGGGAAGGCGATCAGCTTGGCGACGTCGAGCTCGTAGTCCAGCCACCGCGCGGTGATCTCGTCGTGCTCGGCGAACAGGCGGGCGAGCAGGTCGTCGGGGGTCACCGACGCGGTCGTGTCGACGACCGTCGGACCCTGGCGCTTCGCCTGCCGTCCGGCCGTGCGCGCCTCGATCTCGGCCGTCTTGAGCTGAGCCTTCATACGCAGCGTCTCCAGCCGGCGCTCGTGCCGACGCTTGGAACTGCGCTCCCAGGCCTTGGCGGCGCCGCCGGCCATTCCCATGATCGGGAAGACGAGCCACCAGTAGTCACCCGCGAAGTCCCAGAAGCCCCGGATGAACTCGTCCATGATGGGTTCAGCCTACTGCGCACCGAGGGGCCGCCGGGGGACAGCATGAGAGGGAGGACGGGCGGATGAAGAGCGTCGGCATCGTCGGCATCGAGAACAGCCACGCGACGGAGATCGTCCGCTTCCTGATCACCGGCGTCGCAGAGGTCCCTCTGCGGATCACGACCGTCGTCGCGGGGGAGCCGGAGCGCACGCGGGAACTGGTGGAGCTCGGGGGCATCGATCGGGTCGTCGACGAGGTGGCTGCGCTCCGGGGCGCGGTGGACGCGCTCATCGTGACCGCCCGCGACGGCGCCGACCACCGTGCCGTCGCCGTCCCTTTCCTCGAGGCCGGGGTGCCGGTGTGGGTGGACAAGCCGCTCGCGGCGGATGTCGCCGATGCCGACGCGATCCTCGCTGCCGCGCAGCGAGGCGGAGCACCCGTCACCTCGTCGTCGACGCTCCGCTGGCTCCACGACACCGCCGAGCTGGCGGCGGAGGCGGGCCGCATCGGGGAGGTGCAGTCGGTCACCGTCACGGGGCCGGCCGATCCGGACAGTCCGCACAGCGGCATCTTCTTCTACGGCATCCACGTCGCCGATCTCGCCCAGTGCCTGTGGCCCGGCGCTGCGGAGAGCGTCGACGTGGAGTTCCTGCCCGCGGGTGTGGTCGCCCGGTATCGCGTCGATGGCGTGCCGGTCACGCTCGAGTTCGTGCGTCCGGACGGTGACCGTCAGGTGCCGTTCCGTGCGGCGGTCGTCGGCCGTCACGGTATCGCGAGCCGGGAGATCGCGATCGGGCCCGGGTACGTGCAGCCCGGCGTCCGCGCGTTCGCCCGGATGCTCGAGACCGGCGAGTTCCCCGTGCCCGCCGCCGAGATGCGTGCCTCGATCGCCGTACTCGACCAGGTCGCCGAGGCGCTCGGCCCCCGCTGACCCGGGCACAGCTCCGGAGATCCGGGCCGACACGCCGGGGCCGGGGGCACCTCGTCGGCCTGTCGCCTGCCGTCTCCGAAGTTGTGCGCGAGAGACACCATCCGTTCACGCAGCGTTCGGTTACGGGTACGGCGGTCTCGTAATTCCTCGTCACCTTCGGGAGTTGGAATACCGATGGTCTCGGAATCCCGAGGCATCACCTCCCGAAAGGTCATCATGCGCCGCTTCACCCTGCCCGCCGTCGGCCTCCTGGGCGTCGCCGCCTTCGCGCTCACCGGGTGCCAGACCCCGACCGCCGATGCGGCCCCTGCCGACCCCGACGCTCCCCTCACGATCGCCACGATCCCCGTCGGCGAAGACCCCACGGCCGAGAACCCGATCGAGGTGTTCGCCGCGCTGCTGGAGGACGCGACGGGCCGTGAGGTCGAGATCACCGACGTGCCCGACTACCTGAGCGTGGTCGAGGCCCTCCGCTCCGACCACGTCGACATCGGCATCATGAGCGGCTTCCCCTCCGCGCTCGCCGTGAACACGGGCGAGGTGGACGCACTGGTGGCCTTCGAGGGCGACGGCAAGCCGGTGTCCACCTGTGTCGTGCTCGCGGACTCGCCCGTGCAGACGGTCGAAGACCTCGCGGGGAAGACCGTCGCCTTCGCCGATCAGGCCTCCAGCTCGGGCTACTTCATGCCGGTCTTCATGCTCCACGAGGCCGGGCTGGAGCAGGGCGAGGACTACGAGGCCATCTTCGCGGGCGGCCACGAGGGCAGCTTCGCGGCCCTGGAGCAGGGGCAGGTGGATGCCGCGTGCACCGCCGTCATGCTCACCGAGCTCGGCGCACCGATGTTCCCCTTCGCGGATGGCGAGTGGCGCGCGGTCGGCGAGAGCCCGGCCATGGACGTCGCGGGTGCCGTGCTCGGTCGCCCCTCGCTCGACGCCGAGACGCGCACGGTCATCCAGGACGGCATCGCCGCCGTGTTCACCCCGGAGAACGCCGAGAAGCTCGGAGCCTTCGGGGCGTTCGCCGCCGCTCCGCAGACGGTCGACCCCGAGGACAGCGCGTTCGCGTCGTTCGCCGAGATCGCGGCCGTCGCGGGTGTCGAGTTGAAGGACCTCCAGTGACGGGCATGAGCGTCGCCGCCGTGGCTGCGCGGCACCAGGATGACGGGCGCACGCCCACGGCAGAGGTGCACCAGGCGCTGCCGCTCGTCACCGTCCGCGGCCTGCGCGTCGCCTACGACTCCACGACGGTGCTGGACGGCGTCGACCTCGACCTCTTCCCCGGGGAGATGGTCGCCCTCCTGGGGGCCTCCGGATCGGGCAAGTCCACGCTGATGCGGAGCCTCACCGGTTTCGCGCCCATCGCGGCCGGGTCCGCGCGGGTCGCCGGGCACGACGTCACGAACCTCGGGCGAGGGGAGCTGCGGACGCTGCGCTCCGAGGTGGGGCAGGTGTTCCAGCAGTTCAACCTCATCCCGCGCCTCAGCGTCCTCACGAACGTGCTGACCGGGGCGCTGCACGGCGCCGGGCCCGCCAACCTCGTCGGCGGCTTCACGCATGCCCACCGGCGCCGGGCCCTCGACCTCCTCGACCGCGTCGGCATCGCACATAAGGCGACGGCACCCGCACGGTCGCTGTCCGGCGGGCAGCAGCAGCGGGTGGCGATCGCCCGCGCGCTCATGCAGCGGCCGAAACTGATCCTCGCCGATGAGCCGGTCGCCTCGCTCGACCCGAAGCTCGCCGACTCCGTGCTCGGGCTGCTCCGCGAGATCGCGGTGCAGGACGGGATCCCTGTGCTCGTGAGCCTGCACGTGTTGCCGCTCGCCCTCGCGCACAGCGACCGCATCGTCGGTCTGCGGCACGGGGAGATGCTCGTCTCCGGCGTCACATCACAGCTGGACGTGGCCGCACTGGAGGACCTGTACGACGACGAGGAGCACCGCGATGACGACGACCGTTGAGCGCCAAGAGCGGGCCGTGCGCCCCCAGCTCGACCCGGCGGAGCGCGCCCGGCTCGAGAGCGCCTTCCGTGTCCCCCGCGCCCGCTTCCTCCTCGGCCTCCCGGTCGCCGCGCTGCTGCTGTTCTGGTCGTTCGCCGGAGCCGGGTTCGACTTCGTGAAGCTCGGCGAGGGTGCCGTCAACATGGGGGAGTTCCTGTCCCGGTTGTTCCCGCCCGACTTCTCGAAGATCGGCACCATCCTCGCGCTGCTGCTGGAGACGTTCCAGATGGCCGTCGTCGGCACCGTCCTCGGCGCGGTGCTGTCCCTGATCGTCGCGTTCGGGGCGACGTCGACCCTCGCGCCGCGGTGGCTGTACTACCCGACGCGCTGGATCATGAACATCATCCGCTCCGTGCCCGACCTCGTGTTCGCGCTCATGTTCGTCTCGGCGGTGGGACTCGGACCGTTCGCCGGGATCCTCGCCATGACGCTCGGCTCCATCGGGTCGATCGGCAAGATCTTCGCGGAGGCCATGGAACAGGTCGACCGCGGTCCCGTCGTCGCGATGGAGGCGGTCGGCGCCTCGAAGCGTCAGGTGATCCAGTACGCCGTGCTCCCCCAGGCCGCACCGCTGCTCACCTCGTACACGCTGCTGCTGTTCGAGGGGAACGTCCGCGGCGCGACGATCCTCGGTCTCGTCGGCGCCGGCGGCATCGGGCTGGAGCTGACGACCGCCATGCGCATGTACGACTACGGCCACCTCAGCGCCATCATCCTCTGCATCATCGTGCTCGTCACGCTGATCGACCAGGGCAGTGCCCTCATCCGAAGGAGAATCACATGACCATGATCGACACCGGTCTCATCCTCAGCGCGCCGGTCAACCTGCGCGACCTCGGTGGCATCGCCATCGACGGCGGGGTGCTCCGCGCGGGTCTGGCCATCCGCACCGACGACCTCGCCTACGTGACCGCGGAGGTCGCGGACGAACTGCTCGCCGGCGGGCTCACCGCCATCATCGACCTGCGCTCGCCGCTCGAGGTCGCGGTCACCGGCCGCGGTCCGCTCGGCGAGCACCCGGTCGCCTACCACCACCTGCCGCTCATCGCCGACGTCGGAGCGTCGATCGACCGCGATCACCCCGCGCTGACGCACGAGGCCATGGGGCTGATGTACCTCCGCATGGTGGAGGGGGCGGCGCCGCAGCTCGTGACGGCGCTCAACGTCATCGCGCACACGCCGGGGGCGACGGCCTTCCACTGTGCGGCGGGGCGCGACCGCACCGGCGTCCTCGCCGCGATGCTGCTGCTCGCCCTGGGGGCTGCGGATGACGACATCGTGGACGACTATGCGCGTACCGGGGAGAACATGGTGGCGATCATGGCGCGCACGGCGCCGGTCATGGGGGCGATGTGGAAGGCGCTCGGCTTCGACGTCGATGCGCGGGATGCCTCGTCCGCTCTGCTGGAGGGGTCGATGGACGTGTCGATGCGGAGCCTCCTCGATACGCTCCGGGCTCAGCACGGCGACCCGCTGACCCCGCTCCGCATGGCTGGTCTGTCCGACGCGACCATCGCCCGGCTGCGCGAGCGGGCGCTCGGCGCGTGACGGTCGCGACACGGTCGCCGGAGGTGCGGCGTCGGCCCGGCCGTCCGCGTGACGAGGACATCGATGCGCAGATCGTCGCCGCCACGCTCGAGATCATCGACGCGGGGGAAGACGTGACGGTCGCGCGGGTCGTCGCCCGGAGCGGCGTCAGCCGGGCGGCGCTGTATCGACGCTGGCCGACGCTGACCATGCTCATCGCGGCGGCCCTCGACGTGGGGCGGGAGGTCCCTCCGGAGTACCCGGCCGACGCCGATCTGCGCGAGATCCTCCTCACCGGCCTCGGGCTCGGGGCGGACGGCGTGGCTCCGTCCGCGCCCGGGTATTCCGAGGAGCGGTTCCGCCAGCGCATCCGTCTCGTCATGTCCGACCGGGCGCTGCAGAAGGCGTACTGGGAGTCGCACGTGTCCCGCCGTCGGGTCCCGTTGCAGAACGCTCTGCGGGCCGGAATCGTGCGCGGCGAGCTCCGGGCGGATCTCGACGTGGAGGCGTGCTTCGACGCGGTGGCCGGTGTCGCGTACTACCAGCTCGTCGTCCGCGGGGACCGGATCGACGACCCGGCCGTGGTGGCTCGCCTGCGCGCCGCCGTCGACGTGATCTGGCGCGGCATGCTGTCCTGACGAGACCCTCTCGAGCGGCACAAGTGCGGAGATCCGGTACGGCGCGCCGCCGACACGTCGTTCTGGGCGGCGTGTCGGCCGCGTTCTCCGGAGTTGTGCCCGGCACGTCTCGCGGGTCCAGGATGCTCCGGCATCAGCGACCGAGCTTCTCGGCGCAGGCCACGCAGTACTCGGCGAACGGCCGCACCTCCAGTCGCTCCGGCGGGATGGGTCGCCCGCAGTGCGCGCAGATGCCGTAGGTGCCGGCGTCCATCCGCATCAGCGCCTCGTCCACCTGCCGGAGCTCGGCCTGTGCCGCCTCGGCGAGCCCTGACAGCCGTGACCACTCCGACGAAAGCGTGACGCCTTCCGGGTCGTGCTCGTCATCGTCGTTCGAGCCCTCGCGGTCGTGCATGAGCTCCGCGAGCGTAGCCGCCGTCGCCGTGACGCGGGCCTCGGCCTCGGCGCGGCGCTCTTCCAGCAGTGCACGCAGATCCATCCGCCCACTCTAGGTCCGCCGCCACCCGCGCTGGCCCGGACTCCGGAGACCGCGCGGGATCAGGCGCCCGCGCGGGATCAGGCGCTCGCGTGGGTTCAGGCGTCCGCGCGGGATCAGGCGTCCGCGCGGGGTCAGGCGCCCGCGCGGACTCAGGCGCCCCCAGCAAGAAGTCGCCTGAACTGCCGCGCCTGCCTGCCCTCCCCGACAGCCGGCACCCGCGACCGCTCGCGCAGCATCAGGCATCCGCGCGGGGTCAGGCGGCCCTGATCACAGTCGCCTGAACCCGCGTGAACGCCTGTCCCGGCCGAACGGGGTTCAGCCGCGACGCCGCTCGCGGGAGCGCGGGGGCTCCACGGTGGGCACGGAGTCGGTGTGCACGCTGGGGTGATCCCGCTCCAGCGCCGCGCCCTCCATGTCGACGTTCGGAACGATGCGGTCGAGCCACGTCGGCAGCCACCAGGCCGAGCGTCCGAGCAGGTGCATGAGCGCGGGCATCAGCAGCATGCGCACCACGAAGGCATCGAGCAGCACGCCGAACGCGAGACCGAACCCGATGGAGCGGATGATGGTCGACTCCGAGAACACGAACCCGCCGAACACCGACACCATGATGAGGGCGGCGGCAATGACCACCGAGCGACCGGCACGGAAGCCCTGCGCCACGGCATCGCGCGCGGAGGCGCCGTGCACGTAGGCCTCCCGCATCCCCGACGCGAGGAAGAGCTGGTAGTCCATCGCGAGTCCGAACAGGATGCCGACGAGGATCACGGGCAGGAAGCTCAGGATCGGACCGGTGCTGTGCAGCCCGATCAGGTCGGCGCCCCAGCCCCACTGGAACACCGCGACGATGAGCCCGTACGTCGCGAACAGCGACAGGACGAACCCGCCCGTGGCGATGAGCGGCACGAGCAGTGAGCGGAACACGACGATCATGATGAGCAGCGACAGCCCCACGACGACCACGAGGTACAGCGGGAGAACGCTCGCCAGGGCCTCGGAGATGTCGATGTTCGTGGCGGCCTGCCCGGCGACGCCGAGGGTGATGTCGCCGTCGATCTCGGGGAGCGCCCGGAGGTCCTGCACGAGCTTCTCGGTGGAGGCACTGTTCGGCCCCTCGGCGGGGAGCACCTGGAAGGCGAGGAGCGTATTGTCGTCCGACGTCGCGATGGGGGCCACCGCGACCACGTCGTCCTGCTCCGCGATCTTCTCCGCCACGGTCACCTGTGTGGCCAGGAGGTCGTCGTCGCTCACGGCGTCGTCGAGGGTCGCGGTGACGAGGAGTGGCCCGTTCGCTCCTTCGCCGAACTGCTCGTCGACGGTCTGGAACGCGCGGTAGCTGGTGGAGTCGGCGGGCTCGCTCGATCCGTCCGGGAGGCCGAGGCGCATCGACATCGCGGGAATCGCGATCACGAGCAGCGCGACGACGCTGACGAGCGCGGTGACGACCGCGCGCAGCGTCGACATCCGGCGCACGGGCCTTCCCGCGGCGTGTTCCTGACCGATCGTCGCCCGGGCCTTGCGGCCGAGCAGGCGGGTGCCGACGAGACCGAGGATCGCGGGGGCGAGGGTCACGGCCACGAGCACCGCGACGGCGACACAGACCGCGCCCACCGTCCCCATGAGGCCGAGGAACGGCACACCCGTCACGTTGAGGGCGAGGAGCGCGACGATGACCGTGGTTCCCGCGAAGACCACTGCCGTGCCCGAGGTGCCGGTGGCGAGGCCGATGGACTCGCGCACGGGCGAGCCCGCCAGCAGCTGCTTGCGGTGCCGGTTCACGATGAAGAGGGAGTAGTCGATGCCGACCGCGAGCCCCAGCATCACCCCGAGGACGGGGGTGACCGAGGCCATGTCGACGACACCGGAGAACGCGAGGGATGCCGTCACGCCGACGCCGACGCCGACCACGGCCGTGACGATGGGCAGGGCCGCGCCGATCAGCGAGCCCAGCATCACGATGAGCACGACCGCGGCGAACGCGAGTCCGATGGCCTCGCCGACGCCGAAGATCTCGGGCACGCCCTGGGCGATGTCGGTGCCGAAGTCGACCGTGACGCCGTCGATCTCCGCGTCCTGGAAGTGGGCGATGGTGCTCTGCTTGACCTCCTCGGACAGTTCCAGGCGCGGGTCGACGAAGGAGACGTTGACGATCGCGGTGGAGCCGTCCTCCGACACGACGCCGATGCCGTCGGCGAGGTCGAGCAGAGTGGTGCCGAGCTCCAGTTGCTCCGCGTTGTCGGCGAGCTCGGCGCGGTTCGCGTCGATGGTGGCCTGCTGTGCGTCGAGCTGCGCGAGCTGGGCGTTCAGTTCCGCGAGCTGCGCATCGAGTGCGGCGGTCTGCTCGGGCGGCGCGCCGGCGGCCTCGGCCTGAGCCCGCGCGCCGTCGAGCTGAGTGATGCCGGCCTCGAGCTGGGCCCGGCCGTCGTCGAGCTGCGCCTGCCCGGCGTCGAGCTGGGCCCGCCCGCTCTCGAGCTGGGCCTGCCCGTCGGTCAGCTCCTTCGCCTGCTCGTCCTGCTGCCGCTGGGCGTCGAAGGGGTCGACGACCGAGGCGACACCGTCGAGCTCTTCCGCGCTCGCGGCGAGGTCGGAGATCGCCTGCTTCTGCTCGTCGGTGAAGGGCTCGCCGTCATCGGTCGTGTAGACGACGGTCCCGGTGCCGCCGGCGGTGTCGGGAAGCTTGTCGGCGAGCTGATCGGTGACCTCGCCGGAGGCGGTGCCCGGAATGTCGAAGCTGTTGCTCAGCGTGCCGCCGAAAGTGAGGAAGGCGCCCACGCCGAGCCCGAGGATGAGCACCCAGGCGACCATCACCGTCCATGCTTTGCGCGCAGCGAAAGAACCCAGACGGAACAGCAGTGAAGCCACGTGATCTCCTTCAGACGAAAAGAGCATACGGCACGTCTCGTCTAGGGATCTGTGGCTATCCTGAACGCATGGTGAACGAGCATCGCAGCGGCCCTGTGCGCAGCACCGCGGCCCGCGAGGCGATCCTCGACGCGACGGCCCGTCTCTTCCACAATCAGGGGTACGACCGGCTCACGATCGAGGGCATCGCCAAGGAGGCCAAGGTCGGCAAGCAGACCATCTACCGCTGGTGGCCGTCGCGGGGCGCCCTCATCGGGGAGTGCCTGGCCGAGGGGCGTCTCATCCCCGTGGACTTCGTCGTCCCCGACACCGGAGACCTCTCCGCCGATGTCGAGACCTGGCTGCGCAGTGTCCTGTCGATCCTCGAGAAGCCGCAGGGCGGGGTGCTGCTGCGCTCGCTCGTGGCCGCGGCCACGGAGGACGCCTCGGTCGGCGCGCACCTGGGGGAGAGCCTCGGGGTGGAGAAGTACCTGTCGGAGCGTCTCCGCGGCGGCATCCGCGACGGTCAGCTTCCGGACGACGCCCCGGTCGAGCAGCTCGGCCGGGCGATCCTCGGGGCCATCATCGTGGAGTCCCTCGGCCGCGAGGCCCACGATCCGGGCTCCGTCGTCGCGCTGACCCGGTATCTCTTCGCCCGCTGAGGTCGCGGATCCGCACGAGGTCGCACGGATTCATGGAATCCCTGCGACACGGGTGCGAATCCGCGATGCCGCGCCGGATCAGCCGAGGAGAAGCGTGAGCACCGTCGCGCCACCGCCACCGAGGATCAGAGCCACGATGACGGTCCACGCGACGATGCGGATGCGTCGGTTGCGCTTCTCGCCGAGATCGCCGTAGTCCTCGCTGAGGCCGTCGCCGCTCATGAGGCCTCCGGCTCCGTGACGGTCGGACCGAAGTACGACGGCAGCGTGGCCCGCGAGCGCTCGCGGAGCTCGGCGGCCGAGACGGTGAAGACGTCCTGCACCTCGAGCTGCGGCTCGCTGTCCGTGACGCCGATGCGGGCGACGGGGTAGCCCCGGCCCTCGCAGAGTCCGCGGAACTTCACGTCGTCCTCGCGCGGCACGGTCACGATCACGCGGCCGGTCGACTCGGAGAACAGCGCGGTCGCGGCGTCCACGCCATCACGCTCGATGATCTCGTTCAGCCAGACGCGGGCCCCGACGCCGAAGCGCATGACGCCTTCGGCCAGAGCCTGCGCGAGCCCGCCCTCGGAGAGGTCGTGCGCCGAGGAGATGAGCCACTCGTCCCGTGCCGCGGCGAGCAGCCCGGCGAGGCGCTTCTCTCCCGCGAGGTCGACCTTCGGCGGGCGGCCGCCGAGGTGCTGGTGCACGACCTCGGCCCACGCGGAGCCGGAGAGCTCGGTCGACGTGGTGCCGAGGAGGTAGATGTTCTGCCCCTCGTCCTGCCAGCCGGACGGAATGCGGCGCGACACGTCGTCGATGATGCCGAGCACGCCGACCAGCGGGGTCGGGTGGATCGGCACGTCGCCGGTCTGGTTGTAGAACGAGACGTTGCCCCCGGTGACGGGGGTGCCGAGCTCGTAGCAGCCGTCGGCGAGGCCGTCGACGGTCTGGCCGAACTGCCACATGACCTCGGGGTTCTCGGGGGAGCCGAAGTTGAGGCAGTCGGTGATGGCGGTGGGCACGGCGCCGGTGACGGCGACGTTGCGGTAGGCCTCGGCCAGCGCGAGCTGCGCGCCCGCGTACGGGTCGAGCTGGCAGTAGCGGCCGTTGGCGTCGGTCGCGACGGAGAAGCCGAGGCCCGACTCCTCGTCCACGCGGATCATGCCGGCGTCGTCGGGGAAGCTCAGGGCCGTGTTGCCGAGCACGTAGTAGTCGTACTGGTTGGTGATCCAGCTCGTGTCCGCGAGGTTCGGGGAGGCGACGAGGGCGAGGAACTGCTCGCGCAGCGTCTCCGGGTCGTTCGCGCGCGGCAGGTCCTCCGCGGCGTCCGCCTGCAGGGCGTCGATCCACGTCGGGTACGCGACGGGACGGTCGTAGACGGGGCCGTCGACCGCGACGGTGGACGGGTCGACGTCGACGATGCGCTCGCCCTGCCAGTCGATGATGAGGCGTCCGTCGCCGGTGACCTCGCCGAGCACGGAGGTCTCGACCTCCCACTTGTTCACGACGGCCAGGAAGGCGTCGAGCTTCTCCGGCGCGACGATGGCCATCATGCGTTCCTGCGACTCCGACATGAGGATCTCCTCGGCCGTGAGCGTGGGGTCGCGCAGCAGCACGTTGTCGAGCGAGACGTGCATGCCGCTGTTGCCGTTGGCCGCGAGCTCGCTGGTCGCGCAGGAGATGCCGGCGGCGCCGAGGTCCTGGATCGCCTCGACGAGCTCGTTGCGGTACAGCTCCAGGCAGCACTCGATGAGCACCTTCTCGGCGAACGGGTCGCCCACCTGCACCGCGGGGCGCTTGGTCGGGCCGGTCGAGTCGAACGAGTCGGACGCGAGGATGCTCGCGCCGCCGATGCCGTCGCCACCGGTGCGGGCACCGAACAGGACGACCTTGTTGCCGACGCCGGTCGCGTTCGCGAGCTTGAGGTCTTCGTGACGCAGCACGCCCACCGCGAGTGCGTTCACGAGCGGGTTCGCCTGGTAGACGCTGTCGAAGACCGTCTCGCCGCCGATGTTCGGAAGGCCGAGGCAGTTGCCGTAGAAGCTGATGCCGCTGGTCACGCCGTGCACGACGCGGGCGGTGTCGGGGTGGTCGATCGCCCCGAAGCGCAGAGCGTCCATCACGGCGACGGGGCGCGCGCCCATCGAGATGATGTCGCGGACGATGCCGCCGACGCCGGTGGCCGCGCCCTGGAACGGTTCGATGAACGACGGGTGGTTGTGCGACTCGGCCTTGAAG harbors:
- a CDS encoding MMPL family transporter; translation: MASLLFRLGSFAARKAWTVMVAWVLILGLGVGAFLTFGGTLSNSFDIPGTASGEVTDQLADKLPDTAGGTGTVVYTTDDGEPFTDEQKQAISDLAASAEELDGVASVVDPFDAQRQQDEQAKELTDGQAQLESGRAQLDAGQAQLDDGRAQLEAGITQLDGARAQAEAAGAPPEQTAALDAQLAELNAQLAQLDAQQATIDANRAELADNAEQLELGTTLLDLADGIGVVSEDGSTAIVNVSFVDPRLELSEEVKQSTIAHFQDAEIDGVTVDFGTDIAQGVPEIFGVGEAIGLAFAAVVLIVMLGSLIGAALPIVTAVVGVGVGVTASLAFSGVVDMASVTPVLGVMLGLAVGIDYSLFIVNRHRKQLLAGSPVRESIGLATGTSGTAVVFAGTTVIVALLALNVTGVPFLGLMGTVGAVCVAVAVLVAVTLAPAILGLVGTRLLGRKARATIGQEHAAGRPVRRMSTLRAVVTALVSVVALLVIAIPAMSMRLGLPDGSSEPADSTSYRAFQTVDEQFGEGANGPLLVTATLDDAVSDDDLLATQVTVAEKIAEQDDVVAVAPIATSDDNTLLAFQVLPAEGPNSASTEKLVQDLRALPEIDGDITLGVAGQAATNIDISEALASVLPLYLVVVVGLSLLIMIVVFRSLLVPLIATGGFVLSLFATYGLIVAVFQWGWGADLIGLHSTGPILSFLPVILVGILFGLAMDYQLFLASGMREAYVHGASARDAVAQGFRAGRSVVIAAALIMVSVFGGFVFSESTIIRSIGFGLAFGVLLDAFVVRMLLMPALMHLLGRSAWWLPTWLDRIVPNVDMEGAALERDHPSVHTDSVPTVEPPRSRERRRG
- the purL gene encoding phosphoribosylformylglycinamidine synthase subunit PurL → MTTAPAPSPQHVPDSVENAIATPEKEQPYGALGLKDDEYARIKEILGRRPTSGELAMYSVMWSEHCSYKSSKNYLRRFGQKVSDEMKERLMVGMGQNAGVVDVGEGWAVTFKAESHNHPSFIEPFQGAATGVGGIVRDIISMGARPVAVMDALRFGAIDHPDTARVVHGVTSGISFYGNCLGLPNIGGETVFDSVYQANPLVNALAVGVLRHEDLKLANATGVGNKVVLFGARTGGDGIGGASILASDSFDSTGPTKRPAVQVGDPFAEKVLIECCLELYRNELVEAIQDLGAAGISCATSELAANGNSGMHVSLDNVLLRDPTLTAEEILMSESQERMMAIVAPEKLDAFLAVVNKWEVETSVLGEVTGDGRLIIDWQGERIVDVDPSTVAVDGPVYDRPVAYPTWIDALQADAAEDLPRANDPETLREQFLALVASPNLADTSWITNQYDYYVLGNTALSFPDDAGMIRVDEESGLGFSVATDANGRYCQLDPYAGAQLALAEAYRNVAVTGAVPTAITDCLNFGSPENPEVMWQFGQTVDGLADGCYELGTPVTGGNVSFYNQTGDVPIHPTPLVGVLGIIDDVSRRIPSGWQDEGQNIYLLGTTSTELSGSAWAEVVHQHLGGRPPKVDLAGEKRLAGLLAAARDEWLISSAHDLSEGGLAQALAEGVMRFGVGARVWLNEIIERDGVDAATALFSESTGRVIVTVPREDDVKFRGLCEGRGYPVARIGVTDSEPQLEVQDVFTVSAAELRERSRATLPSYFGPTVTEPEAS
- a CDS encoding TetR/AcrR family transcriptional regulator, whose amino-acid sequence is MVNEHRSGPVRSTAAREAILDATARLFHNQGYDRLTIEGIAKEAKVGKQTIYRWWPSRGALIGECLAEGRLIPVDFVVPDTGDLSADVETWLRSVLSILEKPQGGVLLRSLVAAATEDASVGAHLGESLGVEKYLSERLRGGIRDGQLPDDAPVEQLGRAILGAIIVESLGREAHDPGSVVALTRYLFAR